A region of Bos javanicus breed banteng chromosome 17, ARS-OSU_banteng_1.0, whole genome shotgun sequence DNA encodes the following proteins:
- the RPLP0 gene encoding large ribosomal subunit protein uL10: MPREDRATWKSNYFLKIIQLLDDYPKCFIVGADNVGSKQMQQIRMSLRGKAVVLMGKNTMMRKAIRGHLENNPALEKLLPHIRGNVGFVFTKEDLTEIRDMLLANKVPAAARAGAIAPCEVTVPAQNTGLGPEKTSFFQALGITTKISRGTIEILSDVQLIKTGDKVGASEATLLNMLNISPFSFGLVIQQVFDNGSIYNPEVLDITEETLHSRFLEGVRNVASVCLQIGYPTVASVPHSIINGYKRVLALSVETDYTFPLAEKVKAFLADPSAFVAAAPVAAAPAAAPAATTAAPAKVEAKEESEESDEDMGFGLFD, encoded by the exons ATGCCCAGGGAAGACAGGGCGACCTGGAAGTCCAACTACTTCCTTAAGATCATC CAACTTCTGGATGATTATCCAAAATGCTTCATTGTGGGAGCAGACAACGTGGGCTCCAAGCAGATGCAGCAGATCCGCATGTCCCTCCGCGGGAAGGCTGTGGTGCTGATGGGCAAGAACACGATGATGCGCAAGGCCATCCGAGGGCATCTGGAAAACAACCCGGCTCTGGAGAA ACTGTTGCCTCACATCCGGGGGAATGTGGGCTTCGTGTTCACCAAGGAGGACCTCACTGAGATCAGGGACATGCTGCTGGCCAACAAG GTGCCAGCTGCCGCCCGTGCTGGTGCCATAGCGCCGTGTGAAGTCACTGTGCCAGCACAGAACACTGGTCTGGGGCCCGAGAAGACCTCCTTCTTCCAGGCTTTAGGCATCACCACGAAGATCTCCAGGGGCACGATTGAAATCCTG AGTGATGTGCAGCTGATTAAGACAGGAGACAAAGTGGGCGCCAGCGAAGCCACGCTGCTGAACATGCTGAacatctcccccttctccttcggGCTGGTCATCCAGCAGGTGTTTGACAATGGCAGCATCTACAACCCTGAAGTGCTTGACATCACAGAGGAAACTCTGCATTCCCGCTTCCTGGAG GGCGTCCGCAATGTTGCCAGCGTGTGCCTGCAGATTGGTTACCCAACCGTCGCATCTGTACCCCATTCCATCATCAATGGGTACAAGCGCGTCCTGGCTTTGTCTGTGGAGACTGATTACACCTTCCCACTTGCTGAAAAG GTCAAGGCCTTCTTGGCTGATCCATCTGCCTTTGTGGCTGCTGCCCCTGTGGCTGCTGCCCCCGCTGCTGCCCCTGCTGCCACCACCGCAGCCCCAGCCAAGGTTGAAGCAAAGGAGGAGTCGGAGGAGTCGGACGAGGATATGGGATTCGGTCTTTTTGACTAA